The genomic interval GCATTTTTCTAACGATTGTGAGATATTAAGCTGAATCATGGGTTCCCGGCGTGCTAGCGGAGACCTGATGTAGTTTCATTAATCGGAACGAATCCCAGGACGCGTTTCGACCATATCCGATTGAGGAGTTGGAGCCCGTGAACTTAGAACCCACAATGAAACAAGCCGTAATTCGACGTACGGCCCGGAAATATGCCGAGGAAAGGCTAGCCGGACCGGCGGCGGAAATGGATGTGACCGGAGAATTTCCACAGGATGTGGCCCGAGAGATGGCCGGATTGAGCTACTTCGGCCTCGAGATTCCTTCGGAATACGGCGGCGCGGGTTTGGATCCTGTGAGTTCCGCCATCGTTATTGAAGAGGTCTCGAGGGTTAGCGGTGCAATGGGGCTTTGCCTGGCGGTTCATAACGGTGTTTCGGCCTTCCCTCTCTTTCGGTTCGGAAACGAGGAACAAAAGCGGGAGTTCCTGATACCGATGGCCAAGGGAGAAAAGATCGGAACCTTCTGCCTCACGGAGCCCAACGCCGGTTCCGACGCATCCTCTCTCGAAACGGTAGCCGTCCGTGACGGGAACGACTTCATTTTGAACGGAAACAAAACCTTCGTAACGAACGGAGGCGTTTCGGGCACCAATCTGATATTTTGCGTGGACAATCCTGGTGAAGAAAAGAAACGGTTTTCAGTCTTCATTGTGGAATCGGAACGGGATGGTCTGGAAAAGGGACCATCGGAAGATCTGATGGGCATGCGGGGAAATCCGGTATGTCCCATAGCCTTAAACAATTGCCGTGTTCCGATGGAGCGACGACTCGGAAAAGAAGGTGAAGGCCTGAGAATCGCTTTAATTACACTCTGCGGCGGCAGACTGGGAATCGCCGCCCAGTCTTTGGGTATCGCCCAGGCATGTCTGGACGCATCGCTCAAGTATGCTAAGGAACGCCACCAGTTCGGCCAGGCCATATCCGGCTTCGGCGCCATCCAGGCCTTTTTGGCTGATATGGCGACGCGAATCGAAGCCTCGCGCCTGTTGCTCTATCGCGCAGCGGAATTGAAGGGTCGAGGAGTCGAATATACGAAGGAATCCGCCATGGCGAAATTGTACGCAAGCGAAACGGCCGTCGAGGCGGCCCGACGCGGCGTCCAGATCCACGGCGGATATGGGTTTACTAAAGCGTATCCCATCGAGCGCTATTATCGCGACGCTAAGGTCTGCGAAATCTATGAGGGAACGTCCGAAGTGCAGCGATTGGTTATTGCCCGGAGTGTACTCAAGTAGTCGCGCGAAGGATGTTGAAAACCGAACTTGTCGGCAACATGGACGGAACACAGGCGTATGAACATAGCAGTATGCATCAAACAGGTCCCGGACGTACCGAGCATTCGGATCGATAAACAGCGAATGACCATCATTCGGGAAGGCGTAGAGAGCATCATTAACCCGCTGGATTGTGTAGCTCTGGAAGCGGCGGTGGACCTACGGGACAAGGAAGGTGGCTCTGTAACCGTGTTGAGCATGGGGCCGCCACAAAGTGAAGAAGCTTTACGGGAAGCTTTGGCGGCCGGCGCGGATCGGGCGATTTTGCTCACCGACCCGAATTTTGCCGGGGCGGACACGCTGGCCACGTCTCACGTTCTGGCCCGAGCCATATCCAAGCTGGAGCCGTTTCCGGACCTCGTGCTGTGCGGTTCACAGACCATCGACAGCGACACCGGCCACGTGGCGTCTCAAATAGCGCAGGAACTGGACCTGCCGCAGGTTTGCGGCGTCAACGAGGTCCATGTGGAGAAAGATTTTCTTGTGGTAAAGCGAGTCAGTGACCGATTCCTGGATACCATACGGGTCAGCATGCCCGCGGTGCTTGCCGTCTCCCGTGAACTCTGCGTGCCGAGTCACATCCCTTTTGCACATCTTGAAAGAGCCTTTTCCGAGCGAGATGTCATCCGTTGGGGAATGGACGACCTTGACCTTAAACCGGAAGAAGTGGGCTTTAAAGGATCCGCCACCTGGGTCGCCAGACTTCATACGCCTCCCGCCAAGAGAAAGGGGGAGATCCTAAGCGGCTCACCTCAAATCCTGGCAGGATACTTAGTCAAAAAACTCGAGGCAATGGGCATTATCGATGAAGAAGACAAGAAACCGTAATTCCGCCCGGGGAGTTTGGATTTTCGGCGATTACCGGAACTACTTTCAGGACCGGGTCACCCTTCAACTTATTTCAAAGGGAAAAGAGCTGGCCCAGAAGCTCGAGACCGAGGTTACCGTGATAGTCCTGGGCGATGGTATCCATCAATATGCCATGGAATACGTAGCGCATGGCGCCGATATAATTATCGCGGTGAACGATTCCCGGTTGAAAGAGTACCAGGTCGAGACGTACGCGGCCGTGGTCGCGGAAATCGTGGAAGGCTACAAACCCGAGATTTTGCTTGGAGGCGCCACTTCCTTTGGCAGGGAGCTGTTTCCGAGGTTGGCCAAGAGGCTGAACACGGGACTGAGCGCCGACTGCGTGGCTTTGGAAATCGATCCGGAATCCGGTCTGTTGATTCAAACCACTCCGGCTTTCGGAGGCGAGATGCTGGCCGACGTGGTGACGCCCAACCACCGGCCCCAGATGGCTACGGTGCATCCCGGAATCTTCAAAGAGCGTCCCCACGATTCCGGCATCGTAGGCCGTGTCTTGTATCCTGAAATCGACATCCGCCCTGACGAACGTGTTCA from Deltaproteobacteria bacterium carries:
- a CDS encoding electron transfer flavoprotein subunit beta/FixA family protein; this translates as MNIAVCIKQVPDVPSIRIDKQRMTIIREGVESIINPLDCVALEAAVDLRDKEGGSVTVLSMGPPQSEEALREALAAGADRAILLTDPNFAGADTLATSHVLARAISKLEPFPDLVLCGSQTIDSDTGHVASQIAQELDLPQVCGVNEVHVEKDFLVVKRVSDRFLDTIRVSMPAVLAVSRELCVPSHIPFAHLERAFSERDVIRWGMDDLDLKPEEVGFKGSATWVARLHTPPAKRKGEILSGSPQILAGYLVKKLEAMGIIDEEDKKP
- a CDS encoding acyl-CoA dehydrogenase family protein, giving the protein MKQAVIRRTARKYAEERLAGPAAEMDVTGEFPQDVAREMAGLSYFGLEIPSEYGGAGLDPVSSAIVIEEVSRVSGAMGLCLAVHNGVSAFPLFRFGNEEQKREFLIPMAKGEKIGTFCLTEPNAGSDASSLETVAVRDGNDFILNGNKTFVTNGGVSGTNLIFCVDNPGEEKKRFSVFIVESERDGLEKGPSEDLMGMRGNPVCPIALNNCRVPMERRLGKEGEGLRIALITLCGGRLGIAAQSLGIAQACLDASLKYAKERHQFGQAISGFGAIQAFLADMATRIEASRLLLYRAAELKGRGVEYTKESAMAKLYASETAVEAARRGVQIHGGYGFTKAYPIERYYRDAKVCEIYEGTSEVQRLVIARSVLK
- a CDS encoding electron transfer flavoprotein subunit alpha/FixB family protein encodes the protein MKKTRNRNSARGVWIFGDYRNYFQDRVTLQLISKGKELAQKLETEVTVIVLGDGIHQYAMEYVAHGADIIIAVNDSRLKEYQVETYAAVVAEIVEGYKPEILLGGATSFGRELFPRLAKRLNTGLSADCVALEIDPESGLLIQTTPAFGGEMLADVVTPNHRPQMATVHPGIFKERPHDSGIVGRVLYPEIDIRPDERVQLIRSRPHRTGKTNLEGADIVVAGGRGMGPKEAFEMLYELAELLGGEVGATRPAIRAGWADEERLLGQTGKTVKPKLLISLGTSGALQYTAGIQGAETIIAVNRDPNAPIFKMADLALEGDARSIIAALLEELRKRV